A single Fusarium oxysporum Fo47 chromosome IV, complete sequence DNA region contains:
- a CDS encoding P-loop containing nucleoside triphosphate hydrolase protein, whose product MMDVVIHRFGGLEFSPYQGNESVMIPQSCSFTGSYQNAMSLSKIPWIHHVSQFAQSGVPQAVVLFLSLTQLIYHLDRIRRQGSSCRFKAAKIQWPYELASQIARLTAVVYITIAYVQDQLHWINIVSVVYTFTLGLTRLFNHLEWRHVALHQINFVLPATLTILIAGHTLPCIQTGTRCLHDASTSSGIISLAAGSVIAAITPREWTPMQVDLSIPGYDQNEPAPEEACSWFTYYCTYDWLTPIIWKGMKRKLDMADIPKLAWYDEPIYLLRRVQEARSISKKTLRTVLRFQKRELLLMSFWVATSYTVENIAAFAMFKLLEYLADPSGAIYKPWLWLFLMFIGPLSRSVAFQQYIFTSTRLVVRIKSAFTQELYYTALDSMEMEEDPFELQSGGAKLRSMSGQTAAKTTSAGRLANLMASDIDAIYRSRDIIQATIGTPVGTIISLVGMYRMMGWASLVGNAILFLATPLSIWLGRLMFYSQRRVRKAQDSRMSLVTEYLASLRAIKYFAWEDPITEKIINARSEEQRELWRTSMIQASLNQVMQIVPYLSLLVMFGLHVGLSKRRLDAATAFTTIFLVKNVRRNIMQASAFGRNFASALVSVTRLDKYFESTVPIPHYPVGPLRIDHASFRKTKTASFTLNNITLDFAQGGLNIVSGPSGSGKTTLLLSILGETYLESGTVTRPDDIAYASQSSWLQNETIQANILFGSPMEKPRYDRVIEACCLREDFKDLPAKDTTIVGENGTSLSGGQKARVALARALYCKAPLLLLDDIFAALDAKTAAGVWKHCFCSDLLSRRTTVLVTNLPWIAEQADLSVLLEKGQIESAEPQIGIVRKPIAIAQVLGGDAEEDDALHDTVQEIQPNGGTLNDANRAPEEKHLKDVVNQEMKASGKVGRMTFLQYMSYFGHPVFVAVCLGLLLATNIFTFSSLLWLSVWVEAYNHQAHIDIPYYMGIFAGLTFLEIGSYCLAIIMFEWGAWNAAKRLHNDFIHAIMHVSLSWFKHIPIGRITNRFSSDMASLDGTISTMLRIMLDTVLLMLFRIGAVSSIMPVFMIPALFTCLFGVLIGEAYTRTAVVIKRLTSSAQSPVFSQFADTLAGLPVIRARSGMSSRFREELAARLRTWSASAEASFNANRWVAVRVDLVTALVSLSAGIIAVSQTGVVAAGLVGFSLTNANGLSQTILLLVRAMNDLEVEMQSFHRVREYVKLEPEEKDDKTYPEEDEYTDDPRHVIPENWPRSGEIEFRNVTIRYDPDGSDILTGINLKFKAGERVAVIGRTGSGKSTLVLSLLRFTHVVSGEILYDGIDITKIPRQRLRESLTIIPQEAVLFNGTVESNLDPSGRVPKHILDKALDNCKGIASFSPHTSDDSDNETQSRDDEDNSVNLTTCVDARGENFSHGQRQVLSLCRALIRQSKLMLLDEATASMDYETDRGIQNVLRRELEAVGGGRTLVTIAHRLRTIIDYDTVVVMSGGRVLEYGSPRDLYNRRGQFYDMVYHSGEMEDLQTLLETESSQQGI is encoded by the exons ATGATGGATGTCGTAATTCACCGCTTTGGCGGGCTAGAGTTCTCTCCCTATCAAGGGAATGAATCTGTCATGATACCGCAATCTTGTTCTTTTACTGG CTCATACCAGAATGCTATGTCCTTGTCCAAGATTCCGTGGATCCATCATGTGTCACAGTTCGCTCAATCTGGGGTACCACAAGCCGTTGTGCTTTTCCTGTCACTTACGCAACTCATCTACCACTTAGACCGAATTCGTCGGCAGGGATCTAGTTGCCGATTTAAAGCTGCCAAAATACAGTGGCCCTATGAGCTTGCCTCACAAATCGCAAGACTTACTGCTGTTGTATATATTACAATTGCTTATGTCCAAGATCAACTGCATTGGATCAACATTGTATCTGTTGTATATACCTTCACTCTTGGTCTCACTCGCCTCTTCAACCATCTTGAGTGGCGCCATGTAGCACTGcatcaaatcaactttgtCCTTCCGGCTACTCTGACCATTCTCATTGCAGGGCACACGTTGCCCTGTATCCAGACTGGCACAAGATGCCTTCACGACGCCAGTACTTCTAGTGGGATCATCTCTCTTGCAGCAGGATCTGTCATTGCAGCCATTACCCCCAGAGAATGGACACCAATGCAAGTTGACCTCAGCATCCCTGGTTACGACCAGAATGAGCCGGCTCCCGAGGAGGCTTGCAGTTGGTTCACTTACTACTGTACCTATGACTGGCTGACCCCAATCATCTGGAAGGGTATGAAGCGGAAACTTGATATGGCTGATATTCCAAAGTTAGCCTGGTATGACGAGCCTATATACCTCTTGCGTCGTGTACAAGAAGCTCGCTCAATCTCGAAAAAGACACTCCGTACTGTTCTTAGATTCCAGAAGCGCGAGTTGCTTCTCATGTCGTTTTGGGTTGCCACCTCATACACAGTCGAAAATATAGCCGCATTCGCCATGTTCAAGTTACTCGAATATCTTGCTGATCCTAGCGGTGCCATCTATAAACCGTGGCTTTGGCTGTTCCTCATGTTCATCGGCCCACTATCCCGCTCCGTTGCCTTCCAGCAGTACATCTTTACATCTACTAGACTCGTGGTTCGTATCAAATCTGCATTCACTCAAGAGCTGTACTACACTGCCCTAGACTCgatggagatggaagaggatcCTTTTGAACTACAGTCCGGTGGCGCGAAACTCAGGAGCATGAGCGGCCAGACCGCTGCCAAGACCACATCAGCAGGACGTTTGGCTAACCTCATGGCTTCCGATATAGACGCCATCTATAGATCAAGAGACATCATCCAGGCCACCATTGGTACCCCCGTCGGGACCATAATATCGCTCGTGGGAATGTACAGAATGATGGGCTGGGCATCTCTGGTAGGAAATGCGATTCTATTTTTGGCTACACCTCTTTCGATATGGCTTGGGCGCTTAATGTTCTATTCGCAGCGCCGAGTCAGGAAAGCCCAGGATTCCCGCATGTCCTTAGTGACAGAATATCTTGCGTCCCTTCGCGCCATCAAGTACTTTGCCTGGGAGGACCCTATCACTGAAAAGATCATCAATGCACGTTCTGAAGAACAAAGGGAGCTTTGGAGGACTTCTATGATTCAAGCTTCATTGAACCAAGTTATGCAGATCGTTCCTTACTTATCCTTACTTGTCATGTTTGGCTTGCACGTGGGGCTCTCCAAACGTCGACTGGATGCCGCAACGGCTTTCACGACCATATTCCTTGTCAAGAACGTTCGCAGAAATATCATGCAGGCTAGTGCCTTTGGTAGGAATTTCGCGAGTGCGTTGGTGTCAGTGACCCGACTCGACAAGTACTTTGAGAGTACAGTTCCTATTCCTCATTACCCCGTTGGACCCCTTCGCATTGATCATGCCTCGTTCCGGAAGACGAAGACAGCCAGTTTCACCCTAAACAATATAACACTTGATTTTGCCCAAGGTGGTCTTAATATCGTTAGCGGCCCGAGTGGCAGCGGCAAAACAACTCTGCTGCTGTCTATTCTTGGTGAGACCTACCTGGAGAGTGGAACTGTGACCAGACCAGATGACATAGCGTACgcttctcaatcttcatGGTTACAGAACGAGACTATACAGGCCAATATTCTATTTGGCAGTCCAATGGAAAAACCGCGCTACGATCGCGTCATCGAAGCATGTTGCCTACGGGAGGATTTTAAGGATCTACCGGCTAAGGATACGACCATCGTAGGAGAGAACGGAACTTCTCTTTCAGGTGGCCAAAAAGCACGAGTTGCTCTCGCAAGGGCATTGTACTGCAAAGCACCACTTCTGTTACTCGATGATATCTTTGCTGCTCTGGACGCTAAAACAGCTGCTGGTGTTTGGAAACACTGCTTTTGCTCTGACCTTCTGAGTAGGAGGACAACTGTACTTGTGACAAATCTTCCCTGGATTGCAGAACAAGCAGATCTCTCTGTTTTGTTGGAGAAGGGTCAAATCGAGTCGGCTGAGCCCCAAATTGGTATTGTTCGCAAACCAATCGCTATCGCTCAGGTTCTCGGAGGAgatgctgaggaggatgacgCACTTCATGATACAGTTCAGGAAATACAACCAAATGGTGGTACCTTGAACGACGCTAACCGAGCCCCTGAAGAAAAACACCTGAAGGATGTGGTCAATCAGGAAATGAAAGCTTCTGGAAAGGTCGGCCGTATGACTT TTTTGCAATACATGAGCTACTTCGGGCATCCGGTCTTTGTTGCTGTCTGCCTAGGACTTTTACTTGCCACGAACATCTTTACCTTCAGCAGTCTTCTGTGGCTCTCTGTCTGGGTAGAAGCATACAATCACCAGGCTCACATCGATATTCCTTATTATATGGGGATCTTTGCAGGCCTTACGTTCCTTGAAATTGGTAGCTACTGTTTGGCTATCATAATGTTCGAATGGGGAGCTTGGAACGCCGCAAAGAGATTACACAACGATTTCATACATGCCATCATGCACGTCTCGCTTTCATGGTTCAAGCATATCCCCATTGGCCGCATCACAAACCGCTTCTCCAGTGATATGGCGTCACTCGACGGTACCATCAGCACCATGCTACGAATCATGCTTGATACGGTCCTTCTAATGCTCTTTCGCATTGGAGCTGTCAGCAGCATAATGCCGGTTTTTATGATACCAGCACTGTTCACGTGCTTGTTTGGTGTTCTCATTGGAGAAGCATACACTAGAACCGCCGTTGTAATCAAGCGGCTAACGTCTTCTGCTCAGTCGCCTGTGTTCTCCCAGTTTGCAGATACATTGGCTGGTCTTCCTGTTATTCGTGCCAGGAGTGGTATGTCGTCAAGATTTCGAGAAGAGTTGGCTGCTAGGCTGCGTACATGGTCAGCTTCAGCCGAAGCCAGTTTCAACGCTAACCGTTGGGTTGCTGTACGCGTGGATCTGGTGACGGCTCTCGTCAGTCTGTCGGCAGGTATAATTGCCGTATCACAGACCGGTGTCGTGGCTGCAGGGCTGGTCGGCTTCTCCCTCACCAATGCCAATGGACTCAGCCAGACGATCCTGTTACTTGTTCGAGCGATGAATGATTTGGAAGTTGAAATGCAGAGC TTTCACCGAGTCAGGGAGTACGTCAAGTTAGAACCCGAGGAAAAGGACGACAAGACGTATCCCGAGGAAGATGAATACACAGATGATCCCCGCCACGTAATTCCCGAGAACTGGCCTCGATCTGGCGAGATCGAGTTTCGAAACGTTACAATCCGGTACGATCCTGATGGATCCGACATTCTCACCGGTATAAACCTCAAGTTCAAAGCGGGTGAGCGTGTGGCTGTCATAGGAAGGACAGGTTCAGGGAAAAGCACT CTGGTGCTTTCCCTCCTTCGCTTCACACATGTTGTCTCTGGTGAAATTCTATACGACGGAATTGACATTACCAAAATCCCTCGGCAGCGCCTCCGAGAAAGCCTTACAATCATACCACAAGAGGCTGTCCTATTCAACGGGACAGTCGAGTCTAACCTTGATCCGAGCGGTCGAGTTCCCAAACACATTCTCGACAAGGCCCTTGACAACTGCAAAGGCATCGCATCCTTCTCCCCTCATACTTCTGATGACAGCGATAATGAAACGCAATCTCGCGATGACGAGGACAATAGTGTGAATCTTACGACATGTGTCGACGCTCGCGGTGAGAACTTCTCTCATGGTCAGCGGCAAGTTCTTTCACTCTGCCGTGCGCTGATTCGCCAGAGCAAGCTGATGCTGCTTGACGAAGCCACGGCAAGCATGGATTATGAGACCGACCGAGGTATTCAAAACGTCCTGAGGCGGGAACTTGAAGCGGTCGGTGGAGGGCGGACTTTGGTAACAATCGCGCATCGTTTACGTACAATCATTGATTATGATACAGTCGTGGTCATGAGTGGGGGGCGTGTTCTTGA ATATGGCTCACCTCGCGATTTGTACAACAGGAGAGGCCAGTTCTACGACATGGTCTACCATAGCGGCGAAATGGAGGACCTGCAGACTTTGCTAGAGACGGAGAGTTCCCAACAGGGCATTTAA
- a CDS encoding uncharacterized protein (expressed protein), with protein sequence MVFRFAVKEATIKAHPHRHLTFHDIMVERRLVKGEVLGSGPPIARIRGGEGEAEDTSAMVSISHDGDYATAVCLGSEPSNEDKRNKDSQT encoded by the coding sequence ATGGTGTTTAGATTCGCTGTAAAGGAGGCTACCATTAAAGCACACCCACACCGTCATTTGACGTTTCACGATATCATGGTTGAGCGACGGCTTGTGAAGGGCGAGGTATTGGGCAGTGGCCCGCCAATTGCGCGTATACGGGGCGgcgaaggagaagcagaagatACAAGTGCAATGGTGTCTATAAGCCACGATGGAGATTATGCAACAGCTGTGTGCTTGGGTTCTGAGCCAAGTAATGAggataaaagaaataaagaCTCGCAGACATAG
- a CDS encoding uncharacterized protein (fungal protein of unknown function-domain containing protein) has translation MANWQQYNPFGKRESHSSSAILTYKILTLVTWILSLVVTVYYTLNRPDDGHTRNRKIWEQNHMYRTAFTLNPIITSIYWIVLFILQAGYIGHLFSSNSDIVHAAASVGSHFIFNNLFHFAFVMLFVRSHFHWAEVILVLNFINLSSLYFRHNTYPRFIHTPVVSGPLAWTFVAIYWNGALMVPHPDHLVARIFGNIFIWSILVYGLFFITIYKDYTMGFSLSVFAAAIGVSQFLHQVIAFQWIFAFVIMALLFIATVVVAVPAATGREINWRTAPADQERAPLLAEN, from the exons ATGGCAAACTGGCAACAGT ACAATCCCTTTGGTAAGAGGGAATCCCACTCTAGTAGTGCGATCCTCACCTACAAGATTCTTACTCTCGTCACCTGGATCTTGTCCCTCGTCGTCACTGTCTACTACACCCTCAACCGTCCCGATGATGGGCACACGAGAAATAGAAAGATCTGGGAGCAGAACCACATGTATCGCACTGCCTTTACGCTGAACCCAATCATCACATCCATCTACTG GATCGTTCTCTTCATTCTCCAGGCTGGTTACATTGGTCACCTATTCTCGAGCAACTCGGACATTGTTCACGCTGCTGCCAGCGTTGGAAGCcacttcatcttcaacaacctctTCCACTTCGCTTTTGTCATGCTGTTTGTCCGCTCTCACTTCCACTGGGCTGAGGTCATTCTCgttctcaacttcatcaacctctcctCGCTCTACTTCCGCCACAACACGTATCCCCGATTCATTCATACTCCTGTGGTGTCCGGACCTTTGGCTTGGACTTTTGTCGCAATTTACTGGAATGGTGCTCTGATGGTTCCCCACCCCGACCACCTCGTTGCTCGCATCTTTGGGAACATCTTCATCTGGTCCATTCTTGTTTATGGActtttcttcatcaccatctacAAG GATTACACCATGGGCTTCTCACTGAGCGTCTTTGCTGCTGCAATTGGAGTTTCTCAGTTCCTTCACCAGGTGATTGCTTTCCAGTGGATCTTTGCCTTTGTCATCATGGCTCTGCTTTTCATCGCCACTGTCGTTGTCGCTGTTCCTGCCGCGACTGGCCGCGAGATCAACTGGCGCACTGCCCCTGCTGACCAGGAGCGTGCCCCTCTCCTCGCAGAGAATTAA